A genomic region of Botrytis cinerea B05.10 chromosome 9, complete sequence contains the following coding sequences:
- the Bcrvb1 gene encoding Bcrvb1, producing MVNLSDVKGNSRDNRTSTHTHIKGLGLRNDGSAEKQAGGFVGQTSAREACGVVVDLIRSKKMAGRAILLAGGPGTGKTALALAISQELGTKVPFCPIVASEVYSTEVKKTEALMENFRRAIGLKVRETKEVYEGEVTELTPEEAENPLGSYGKTISTLLIGLKSAKGQKKLRLDPSIYEAIQKEKVTVGDVIYIEANTGACKRVGRSDAYATEFDLEAEEYVPIPKGEVNKKKEIVQDVTLHDLDIANARPQGGQDIMSMMGQLMKPKMTEITEKLRAEINKVVNKYIDQGVAELVPGVLFIDEVHMLDLECFTYLNRALESTISPIVILASNRGMCTIRGSEDLISAHGIPSDLLARLLIIPTNAYEADEIKRILRIRVTVEGLAITEAALDKLTEHGSRISLRYALQLLTPSSILARVSGRNQIDVQDVGECEDLFIDARRSAAIMNGEAGNGFIS from the exons ATGGTAAACCTCAGCGATGTTAAGGGAAACTCCCGCGACAATCGAACTtctacacatacacatatcaAAGGTCTTGGGCTTCGAAATGACGGATCTGCTGAGAAACAGGCCGGTGGGTTTGTTGGTCAAACTTCAGCTCGAGAG GCTTGTGGTGTGGTTGTCGACTTAATTCGTTCCAAAAAAATGGCTGGCCGAGCTATTTTACTTGCAGGAGGGCCTGGAACAGGAAAGACAGCTCTTGCCCTAGCCATCAGTCAAGAGCTTGGAACAAAAGTGCCATTCTGCCCCATCGTCGCAAGCGAAGTATACTCGACGGAAGTCAAGAAAACAGAGGCGCTCATGGAAAACTTTCGACGAGCCATTGGTCTGAAAGTTCGCGAAACGAAGGAGGTTTACGAGGGCGAAGTTACAGAATTAACACCAGAGGAGGCTGAAAACCCTCTGGGAAGCTACGGAAAGACTATCAGCACATTgttgattggattgaagagCGCCAAGGGCCAAAAGAAGTTACGGTTGGATCCAAGCATTTACGAAGCTATACAGAAAGAAAAGGTTACAGTTGGGGATGTCATCTATATTGAAGCGAATACTGGAGCCTGTAAACGCGTTGGCAGATCGGATGCATATGCGACTGAATTCGACCTGGAGGCGGAGGAGTATGTGCCAATACCAAAGGGAGAAGTtaacaagaagaaggagatagTACAGGATGTCACTTTACACGATCTTGATATCGCAAACGCCAGACCTCAAGGTGGACAAGACATAATGAGTATGATGGGCCAGTTGATGAAACCAAAGATGACAGAAATTACGGAGAAATTGAGAGCGGAGATTAACAAAGTGGTCAACAAATACATTGATCAAGGAGTGGCAGAGCTTGTTCCAGGTGTGCTTTTTATTGATGAG GTTCACATGCTCGATCTCGAATGCTTCACATATCTGAATCGTGCTCTCGAATCAACGATTTCTCCAATCGTGATTCTCGCTTCCAACCGTGGCATGTGTACCATTCGTGGTAGTGAAGACTTGATCTCGGCACATGGAATCCCATCTGATCTTTTGGCTCGTCTTTTAATCATTCCCACAAATGCTTACGAGGCGGATGAAATCAAGAGAATTCTTCGTATTCGAGTTACAGTTGAAGGTTTAGCCATAACTGAAGCTGCATTGGACAAACTCACAGAACATGGTTCAAGAATTAGTTTGAGATATGCATTGCAGCTTCTAACACCATCTAGTATTTTAGCGCGAGTAAGCGGACGCAATCAAATTGATGTCCAGGATGTAGGGGAGTGCGAAGATTTATTCATTGATGCACGGAGGAGTGCAGCTATTATGAACGGTGAAGCTGGTAATGGGTTCATTTCATAA